In Ruania alkalisoli, the DNA window GTGCACGGGAAGAACCAGACCCTGAAAGCTCGCCAGCACCACGCCGCTGACCACACTGATGGCCGTGAGCAGGATCAGGATCCGGCTGCGCACCAGCGTCGACAACCCTTCGCGGAACTGATGGACGGCACCACGTGGCGCGGATGAATCGGTGGCGGCGGAGATGGCGCCGAGGCGCTTCGGGATGGTGAAGGTGATGAGCGCGGCGACCAAGGACGTGCCTGCCGTCACCCACAGCACGCTCGACCCCTCCAGCAGCGCCACCAGCGTGCCTGCGATGGCCGGGCCCACCACGAGCACCGCGGCGCCGATCGACTCCCGGATCCCGAGCAGCCGTTCCTTCGTGAGCCCGCTCTCGGCCACGATCGCCGGCAGCAGGGCCTCACGAGCGGTTTGGCCGGGGATATCGCCGAGCGAGCCGATCACGCCGAAGAGGACGAAGATGCCGACGGTGAGATCGGTGAACAGGTCGATGAACGGCAGCGCGGCTACGGAGGCGGCCGAGACCAGGTCGGTCACCACGGAGGAGGTGCGCCGGTTGATCCGGTCGATCACCACGCCCATGAAGATCCCTGCCAGGAAGGCCGGGACCGCTGTGGCCGCGGCCACGGTGCCCGCACCCAGCACACTGCCGGTGCTCTGCAGCACCACGAGCGGGATAGCGATCGCGGCGATCGAGTTCCCGAGCAGGGAGAAGACGTAGGACGCGAAGTAGGTGAGGGAGTAGCGCATGCCCTCATCTGAAACTATGACGTTACGACAAGGTCAAGGCCCGTGGTTAAAGCTCGTGGTCGAGGCGCGCGAGGACGTCGAGCTGTGGCTCGGTGAACGCCTGCGCCCGGTACTGCTCGAGCAGGTCGTTGACCCGGGCGTTCTGCAGGTCAGGCATCGGTGCGGCGGCGAGCAGAGTTCGCAGCTCGTTCGCGATCCGATCGCGCTCTGCCTCCGGTGTGGACTCGGTGACCGCCAGCAATCCGCCGATCGCTGCGGACAGGAGGTTCCGCAGTCGCGGGTCGGTTCCCATGGCCTCGGCGTGTGCGCGCACCTGCGCATGGGTGGCTGGATCGCCGGCGCTCATCAACAGAGTGAGGTCGGCCTCCAGGCGTCTCGCTGCCGCGTCGGTGAGAAAGTTGCGCGCCAGCTCGTCCAGCTCCCCGTAGTTCGCCGGCGCTTCGGGTAGCGGCGACGTCCGGGCCGCGCGGACGATCTCGAGCTGGCGGGTGAGCGTGGCGATCTGATCGCGCAGCGCCTCCTCCAGACCGGCGAGCTCGTCCTCGATGCCGCTGCCGGGCAGGTCGAGGAGCCCGCGGATGCGATCGAGCCCTAGCCCGAGTCCGACGAGGTGACGGATGCGAAGGAGGCGCGTTGCGTCCAGTACCGAGTACTCGCGGTAGCCATTGATCCGCCGCTCCGGCTCCGGCAGCAGCCCGATCTGGTGATAGTGCCGCACGGTGCGTGAGGTCACGCCCGCGAGCTCGGCCAGCTCTCCGATCCGCATCCGCACCTCCTGGTGGCAGCCTATGCGGCGGTCGTGACCCCCTGATACCCCCGTGCTCGCCGTTTCACCACCTTCTGCTCGCGGTTCTGCCACCGTGCAGCGAGCCCCTCACGGCGGCTGACACTCAGCGA includes these proteins:
- a CDS encoding MFS transporter, giving the protein MRYSLTYFASYVFSLLGNSIAAIAIPLVVLQSTGSVLGAGTVAAATAVPAFLAGIFMGVVIDRINRRTSSVVTDLVSAASVAALPFIDLFTDLTVGIFVLFGVIGSLGDIPGQTAREALLPAIVAESGLTKERLLGIRESIGAAVLVVGPAIAGTLVALLEGSSVLWVTAGTSLVAALITFTIPKRLGAISAATDSSAPRGAVHQFREGLSTLVRSRILILLTAISVVSGVVLASFQGLVLPVHFTAVNETALLGFVLSALAVGLLIGSGIYAVLAKPGGARAAWLRTGMIGATLGFIVITTLHSTPLILIGAFVVGLASGLFGGLVGVLSLEHIPDALRGRVMGTQNALLSLAPGIGIMGAAALTEAWSLQGAAAVIAALWAALTVVALFTARPRDLRPVVAQTPDEQPSQPGENQQVAR
- a CDS encoding MerR family transcriptional regulator, whose translation is MRIGELAELAGVTSRTVRHYHQIGLLPEPERRINGYREYSVLDATRLLRIRHLVGLGLGLDRIRGLLDLPGSGIEDELAGLEEALRDQIATLTRQLEIVRAARTSPLPEAPANYGELDELARNFLTDAAARRLEADLTLLMSAGDPATHAQVRAHAEAMGTDPRLRNLLSAAIGGLLAVTESTPEAERDRIANELRTLLAAAPMPDLQNARVNDLLEQYRAQAFTEPQLDVLARLDHEL